The genomic region TGTATTAgcaagattttatattatttgccAGAATTTATATGAGTTTTATTAAATCTAGattttgattaaattaattacgAAGTTTGAATTTTGGTCAGTAATCATTAAAAATCTGTAGACCTTACGAAGTCACATTAGGTACAGATGGAAAAAGCTCGATCCTACGAGCGCTTAGGTGAAAATTGTTCGTGAATCGGTGTTGAAACAAAGAAATTAAaggcatttaaaaataaaaaaaaatggaagctgTTTGATGGCAATGGGAGAGAGGGGGAAAGGAGAGACGTGGGAGAGAAAAAGGGGAGAGGGTGACCAATCAGGAGGAAGGGAAAGGAGGGAAAGGAAAGAAGAGGGAAGATGAGGAAACCAGATCTAACTCCTCGACCCGTTTTTGCGTGACTTGACCCGATTGTAACCATGGATTCCGACGCCAACTTTGGCTTTTCTCTAGCAATTCACAGTGAAAAAAACACATGGGGACAACTCCATAACCTTCCCTCTtccattttcataaaaaaatatgatacaaattCGTCCATTTCTTGAGAATTAAAGCCGAGGGCTTCGTGGGGTGCACGGCGGCGATCCGCTGTTTCTGAATAGTATTCCGATGCTTACCACCATCAAAATGCTTCCCTTGAACCCAGGAGTAAACCCCAAACAAGTATGGGCATGGTGGAGTTGCGGATTTGACAAGTCGAAGCTCACCATTACTAGGGTTTTCGATGGATCGAGGGCAATTTCAGGTATTTTTTGGCCAAATTGGATTTCggcccaggtatgaaagttaTTCCCCTTGTTGTGTTCTACAATtctataaaatttggtaatttttgcaTGCGGCGGCATGTGGCCAGTGGGCCAACTTTGTctttctaggctaaatttgatatTTGACATCCATTCGATAAAATTCCGTTGTTTGAATCTAGTTCCATTAGGGTCCACCACTTGACTCATGTAGCAAACAAAGATCCGACCATTAGATCGTCACTAAATGTTAATATGTTATCATACGTATTATTTAAGGACTCCAGAAATTTACGGATAAAAAATCCTACGGGCAGATCTTCCTAATTGAATTACTAGGGTTGACTTTGATCAAAATGTTAGTAACTGTTCTTATGTTCAAAAATTGGTACTACTAGAGACTAAGTAGAGTCTAGTGGGGCTATATTGGTTAGTGGGCTATCCCAGTTAATATATACCTCGATGTACGTGTATGAGACGCATTATtgtgatatatatgtgtatttaacttcttattaaaataaatgagaTGTACGATTGGTAGTTTGAAAATATGAGATGAAACCTTGATAGAAATATTCCGTAGAATTCATATGTCTGGGTGACTAGATATTGGGTAGTTAAGAGGAATCAGTATTATGTATATTTGAAATTGTGATTCATAATGAATTGACGTAGGTTATAGTATGTGATTCAATATTCGTTTGTTTTGTGGAATCGATAGTGCGTACGCTAgtaattgtaattttatttatgttgatgTATGTTGTGTGAAGATGTGACTGCACCATGTAGCAGTGGTACATGGATGTTCCGcctggttaatccgcattgggcAACCCTAGGATCGCGACTGGCTAATCTACATTGGGCGATCCTTGTTACCTAAGCATGGCCATATGTTTttttaggggtgatcatgccTGGTTGATCCGCattgggtgatcactgcctattAGCATGTGTAGGAGTGACTCTGcctggttaatccgcattggggTGTCACAACCTACTTGGTTACTTATTGTAGGCTTCGGCTGAACTGTGTCACTCTAGCCCTAATTTTTAGTGTATTTGTGAACAATGGTTTTGAGAATCTtgtgaattgaattgaaaagcCCTTGGACGTCTGGGTGACTTCTTCGGGATTTCCAGCAAttcgattatgatttcataaagtATGAAATTATAAGGTATGGAtataattgttattattatggtcagattagttaattaattaatatggctagagaatggtattGTGTTTCGTTGGTTCTTTGATATGTTACATGATGTGAATTGCGGTATTGTGTTGAAAACctaatgatttatatgattgatgaaatgaaaatctTGGTTGTCAAGTGGGTTCGCAATAGAGCCCTGAATCTAATAATTCATGCTTGTCGAGTTCCAACAATTATTTGTGGAATGTTATGCCTTTCTACTAGAACGTTTTGTGTTAAAAAGTTGGACTGTGGTGAGTGTTGAACTACGAATGGTTTAATCCCATCAGAGGGTACGCAGATAGTTTAACAAAGAGGTTAGATGCAACAATAGAGTAAACAAAAATTTACTACGCAATTCGAATCTTGAGTTGTGCTTTGTTCATATCCCGAAGgcggggtatgttagatatacgggTACTTAATGATGTCACGCATTGATCCTGGATGTATGTcaggatcggggcgtgacatgTTTACAGGCTGACATTCCAGTCTTATGTAACAAATCAAGAACATATTTCCTCTATGACAGAAAGATATCATTCTTCGAACGGGCAACTTCAACACCCAAGAAATACTTTAGTGGAcgaagatctttcatctcaaatttgtGTGACAAGTAACTTTACTATGCTTGTCGCTTCTTAAGATCATCACTAGTCATTAccatatcatctacatagaaAATGAGTACCATAATCTTACATTTCTTTTCTTTAGGAACAAAGTATGATcagattttatttgtttgtagcCGAAGGCTCTCTTAGACTTCATTCATTGTTGAAACAAAGATCTCGGTGATTGTTTGAGACCATACAATGGTTTCTTGAATTGACACACTTTATTTTGATATTTGGCTAGCCCACTCAAACCAGGTGGGAGCTTCATGTACACTTTTTTAGTTAATTCTCTATGCAGAAATACATTCTTCACATCGAATTAGTCCAATAGCCAGTTGAGATTTGTTGCCAATGACATGAGAACTCTAACGGTGTTGAATTTTGCTATTGGAGAAAATGTCTTGACGTAATCAATTTCATACCTATGAGTGTATCCCTTCACCACATGTCTCACTTTGTATTTTTCGATTGATCCATCAGAATTATATTTCATTGTATAAACCCATAAGCACCCCTACAAGTTTTTTACCCAGTGGTATTTCAACGAGCTCCCATGTCTCATTATTCCTTAAGAAATTCATCTCTTCGTTCGTTGTTGATTTTCATCTTGAATCTGCAAAGGCGTCCCACATTGAACAAATACAGAAGATAATTGACATATATTATACCGTATTAAAACCCTAACAAAAATAGTTTCAAGTTCCAAGCATTTTACTTGTGAAAATGCACTTTTTAAATTAAGCCATGAAATAATCATTATTCAGCACAAGATGTGGGACTAAGTGACACAGTTCCAAGCATGGGGTATGAATATACGTGTCGTTTTAAAAGTGTACCAAGAAGATCAAAGGACAAAGAAATGGTGAGTGCTGGGTACACCAACTGAGTGTACAAAGAGATTTTATTCTTGGCATATTATTCAATGAAGAGGATGTTACTGAAGAACCTAAACAGGAAGTAAAAGgaaagaatttgaaaccaccaaccAGACATATCGACTACAACTTGATCAATATATTTTCAGTCTTTCTTTGTTTGTCTAATTAATTTGTCGGCAGCTCTTGTGCTGAAGAAAATGACGACTAATTGCATGTACACTGGTGCTCCATGTGCGCGGGCCATTCGTTGAATGGAATATTTTAGACACAAATGACTCCAACTGCATCTAGACTCCACATGCACAACTGTTTTTGCCCTTTGGCCATGTACTTTTGGGCAAACAATCGTATTAAGGGCAGAACCATGAATTTATAGAGTCGTTTACATATGAACATCGAAGTAAAGTTAATTTATTTCTTCTTAAGAAGCAGGAAACTCGAATGTGATTAGCTAAGGGAGTTGTTTTTCAttacaaagaacaaaaaagagCTATTAAAGTTGTTGACTGCGGTTCCATTTTAAGAGTCACTAGAGCGCGGTGGGCTATTTTTTGTTTGGTAAGCTTGGCTTATATATCTTACCCCACtatcttatatttttatttttaatttgtacccatctttaatttgcaaaccttttttaatttgtactaattttcttttcagttttaatttgtactcatatattaatttctttttgtgcccatattttaaaaaattttatttgtatttgtgccCATTTGTTTACAATCACGTGaccaaggttttaaaaaacgCTAGGTGCTAGTTGAGCGGTGGGCAggggcctagcacctaggcggcctaggcggatttatataaattgattaaatatcttgtaaataagtgcttatttacacttaaaaaaaaaactatacttgtatggatgatagaaaaatgataaaatgcaaaaatagaagtagaagaatacacAAAATACATTTATCCAACAATTGAATAAATTTGTAGTCAATCCATCGTTTAAAAGTTAATAAGATTGTAAGCATATAAAATGGGCCGGCCCAACCCACCCCacactttcttttctttttctcctcatGTCTTCTGCCGCATCAGCTTTGTTTCTCTATTATTGTAGTCaactctctctctactttttggttttctctATTATTGTAGTCACCTCCCTCTCTACTTTTTGGTaaacaattctctctctctttctctctcattgtAGTCAGCTTTGTTTCCATCGCTTCCTCTGTGTCTTTTGGGCCTTTGgcgctgcttcttcttctctcataTCTCCCATCATCAGACCTCTCCCACCATCTCCAAAAGCTACTTCAAACCCCTAACCTTCAACCCAAAAACCCGAAAGAATTCCAAAAAACCCAACTATCAAGCAACATCAACCCGGCTCCGACGAGGCTCCGACGAGATTTCCAGTCCGCCCTCTTTCTTCTCGTTAGATCGCAACAGAAAGGAGAACCGCCAAGGCTCTTACGAGGCTGCCTAGACAGTCGTCTACCACCGCCTAGACAGTCGTCTACCACCGCCTAGACCACCTAGATAGTGCCTAGGCGGCCGACTAACCCATACCCGATTTTATGAATGATATGGCATTAATCCCGACGGCACTCCACCGCCCagcgcctaggcggccgcctagggcgttttttagaacattacATGTGACATTGTATGATTAATtaaagatagaaaaaaattacgtgtggtatatttatgttttatggctaaactttgtatcatatatttatatttttagtttgtacccacttttcATTTGCaacctttgttttaatttgtagtattttctttttgcctGAACTTGGTATTGCGATTTGTATTAGTAGGATGAAGCTGATTTTGGCTTGTAAAGGGAAGGAAATTGTTGACCAATTCTCTTAAATTCTCTATCCCCATGTAAAGAATTCTCTCACAATTCATGTGAATTATCTGGAAGTTATAATCTAATTCACTCAAAATCTCTCGgaattcatttctttttttctcgCAAACTCTCTCAAATTCCGTAGATTTAAATTCCCTGAAACTCTctcaaaatcctaattgaatacatccctCTAAGAAGAATATATTTGCTCCCCAAATTATACAGTTACGTATAAGTAAAAAATCTCATTCCCACGTTCTCTCTACTtttaatttacacaatcatatttAATGTTGCATACTTACTATAATAAAAACAAGCATTACAGCATCTCAACCCTTCCTTATGTTACACACTTGCTATAACAAAAACAAGCTGTAATAGCATTTACAGCATCTCAACTCCACTCTCCCTCTTCCCGTGATGAAAACATCAAGAAAAATGCTTTTATTAATGGAATTAATTCATCTACAAAAACCCCACGTCATAAAAAGCAAACAATCCAAAATAGACACTTGGAAATAACCAAGCCAGCTCCCTGGTTCTAGAACTTAGTTGACTTTTCTACAATCGGTCCTAATCTGACCCCTAGAGCCCGTGAGAGGGCTAAGGTTTCCCATCTTTTTGATAGCATTGGCAAAGTCTGCTCTGAAGGTTGCAGGATTGCTCACGTAAGCGTTCACCTGAGAGTCTGTAGACCCACCACTACAGAGCTGTTGGTCAGAGTGCAATAGGCCCTTTTGGCTCACCAAATTCCTGAAATAAGCATTGTCAAAAGATGTTGGACTTGTGACATCGAGCGGGGAGAGATTGTTATCGCCTCCCCTAGTTGGACAACTTGATTTCAATGATGTTGCGAATGAATTGTTTATGTTTGGTTCGTTGTAAAGACGTGCCCGGAATGATGTACACTTAGCTTGCCCAATTGTATGAGATCCTAAttattaaacaacaaaaaacaaagtaatTAGAGATTGGACTTGATTATTAACGCTAAATAATAAGTAGAGATGATACAACTTTGAGCAAACCTGAGAGGGCAACTAGCTCCTTGGCAGTGAAGCCTTTGTTTGAGAAAGCAGTAATTAGGCCAGCAAGATTCAATGTGGGAGCGGGTATGTTGGAATTGGCAGCACTTAGGCTTGCTGTGGTGGAGTCTCTTCTGCCTAATGGCACTGTATATGTAGGTCCACCCAACTGTTTAAACAACACAAATTAAGATTTAACGATCACTAACTATATAGGAAAATCGTTATTAGCATTGTAAACAAATCATCATACAACCTTTCCGTATaataatttaaaggaaaattgcACTTGAAGAAATGCATGATAATTCTTTTCAGAGCCTCAATAATAGTTGATTATTAGAAGGGTCTTTGACTTACTGCAACAATAGAGTCCCGAGCAGCAACGGTTAAGATGTCAGCACAAGAGACCACTTTGGGGCAGAGACTTTCCAATTGAGATTTAATTGTATTGATTACATCAAATCCCCTCAAAGAATTAGCATTAGGACCTGCTGTTTTCTCTCCTGTGAAATTGGGTGTGTCATCCAGCAGAACCGAAGCATCACATCCCTGCATGCACAATTCACATTTGTTATCCAAACTTGTCAACTTTTTCTGGGAGAAACATGACTCTTTTTTTGTCCTAATCTGTATATGCATATTCACTATTTTTTGGCACTCCGGCAGAAAGCTTAGTTGAATGCGTGGTCCGTGAAGAATGAGCAAATGAGAAGTCAAATCAGATTATTGTatggttaaaaattaaaaccggAATAGAAAAGAAATTAACTTGCGAACAACAAATCAAAAAGTCCAAGATTTTGGCTGTCGATCCGAGTGTTAAAAAAGGTTGTATTTCTCTTACTTTATCTTCCACTTTAAAACTGTAGGTGATAAAGACAGCAgacaaaaaatgagaaaatttcATTATACAACTCTTTTCCGACATCTTTTTTCCTCTTCTACAAGACTCAGAAAAAACTGTCCAATTGTCCTTTTGAAACAAATGTCCTagctcaaataaataaaacgaaACGGAGTGATTGAGAATTTGTTTAcgatgtgctattcacacatcttattttacttttcacacaccttttgttaatttctatccgttgatctttttcaattcatccgatctaacagtcgaaaattaaaagagtgagaaataaaaaaggatgtgTAGATATCACATCCTTTCGTTTATaactatcttcttctttttttcctcttcaacTAGGTAAAAAAAGAATTCACGGAATTATATTTGAAGAATTTATTAACTTCCTTTTTGGTAGgaaaaaactctaaaacaaactccatcaaatttgtattaaaaaatatatggaaTAACGAAAATGTTTTTACCAATATGTTCCATATATAGAGAAAAATGTCAGCGaagcttaattttttttgtcacaacATAACCTAAGCATATACTAAACTATCCATGACATATTACATgtgaacaattatatatatgttgttgttAATAGGATTCCAAAAAAGCCTCACGCACTCTAACCATGCACAAATATGCGGAAAAAAACACACTTGAAAGGAGTGCAGAATGAATCTACAAAATGTATATTTTAGAGTGTGCCAACAACAATCTATATATACACAcgagcatgcatgcatgcaggtTAAAGATAAGACATATATATGAGTGAAAATCATTAGGCGGAAATTTAAAGGGACGATAGTATGTAGAAATGATCACTTGCGTTAACAAAACAATCATGGAAATGAAGACGGAGCAAGGAAGCTcccatgcgagcttccttcgacACTGCTGAGTTCACCGCCGATTTAATGGTGGACAGTGCATTAGGACACGATTTTCCATAGAAAGTAGAGGACAACTGAGCAGAAGCTCCAACaagaaggaaaaataatgaCAATGAGATTTTAGTGTTTGTGGGAGTGCATGAACCAGTATCATATGAACCCATGACTGATGTCTAACTGGGTTTCTGATAACCAATATAACTAAGaaacaaagagagaagaagaagcttgCGACTAGTTTCTTGGTTTAATGCAGCATCATGTCCTATGTATTTATAGCCCGTGGTATAACACTGGACTATTGCGTTTTGATAATGCTAGACTTCGAgtcaactcaaaaaaaaaaaaaaaaaaaaaaaaaaaagaatgttaatcaacacttaacttaagttataattcaattatccacaattatattatttagtttacaaaatttaatttaaaattttgatcttcttagcattatttataaaaaaaatattatgtgaAAAAGTaagtaagaaaaaaagaaaaggaaggatAGGTGAGGTAAAGGCAGTTTCATGTACGACTGATTAATTATTAGAACCTTTGGATTTGTCTCAACTTAATAAGATATTAAATTGGATTAGTAAGATCAAGACTAATGTTAGTTATTGGTCTAGTCCACGTTTCATAGCCAATGGGCAATGATGATATTGGTTTTCATGGACTTGTCAATGCAATATATATGTGCGGGTCATTTTCACGGTATAATCCACTTTATTTTCGCCTTTTTTATTTGGCAAAGAAGAAGATCGTAGCTCCTATAACTGATTATAATTTCTGGGTCATTTTCACGGTCAaatccacttttttttttttttttctctctctctttttttttaatgttggaaAAAGAGAAGATCGTAGCTCCTCTAATTAATTATAACTTTTTCTAGCTTCATTTCATTCAATTTCTCTTCATAGTCTTGATTTAATGTTGATGGTTCTTTACTGCGGTGATAGAAAGCAATTATGCATACATAATCTTACAAAGGTAGATCAGTGGATGCACAAGGGGATCAAGGTGGTCCCAAGACCACCCAGAGTCGGGAAATATATGTAAAGATCTTCTGAGGATTCTCCGAATATTTTGTACGAGTCCTTTTATTCCTACTAAGTGTTTGGCAAAATACATGTCAGGCATCTTTCAACATGTTACTTCGATAACACTCAGCAAATTCTCTCAATATCACTCATCAGATTGTTTCTGCATGTATAGTTAACTATTGAAATGTGCACGTCATGGTATGATTCACAAGGACAAGTTCACCCAGTGTTCGATGAAATGCCTCagtaaataaactgaaaatatTTTGCGAACTTCGTGCTCATTTTTTGTCTAAAAAACTTAAACCTTTTAATACTTAGACCCCCAAAGATTCGAATCCTGGATCCACCACTGCACTCTTGTGAGGGATTTGACACACATTGAATCCCCTCCTCCTTAACAACTAAATATTTAACCCATTAAACTATCAGAGGCGTAAGCACTATGAGGCCAGCATAGGCTTAGGCATACCCTCACTCTTTCAGCCTTTCCAAATAATTAGTATTATAcgttttttttgggtaaacttagtattatatttcttttagtttataCAAAACTCTTAAATTCTATTCACCAATAGTTAAAATAAgaggtttcttttcttttcaatccCAACAACACTCATCCTAAAACTAAATTTAACATCTTCTTttataaataaatcaatatc from Pyrus communis chromosome 9, drPyrComm1.1, whole genome shotgun sequence harbors:
- the LOC137745945 gene encoding cationic peroxidase 1-like, which encodes MGSYDTGSCTPTNTKISLSLFFLLVGASAQLSSTFYGKSCPNALSTIKSAVNSAVSKEARMGASLLRLHFHDCFVNGCDASVLLDDTPNFTGEKTAGPNANSLRGFDVINTIKSQLESLCPKVVSCADILTVAARDSIVALGGPTYTVPLGRRDSTTASLSAANSNIPAPTLNLAGLITAFSNKGFTAKELVALSGSHTIGQAKCTSFRARLYNEPNINNSFATSLKSSCPTRGGDNNLSPLDVTSPTSFDNAYFRNLVSQKGLLHSDQQLCSGGSTDSQVNAYVSNPATFRADFANAIKKMGNLSPLTGSRGQIRTDCRKVN